The following proteins come from a genomic window of Synechococcus sp. NB0720_010:
- the aroQ gene encoding type II 3-dehydroquinate dehydratase has translation MHLLLLNGPNLNLLGQREPGLYGADTLDAIEQRLGAEAEALGVQLSCFQSNHEGALVDRIHQARGQVDGILINAGALTHTSIALRDALLGVAIPYVELHLSNVHAREAFRHQSYLADKALGVISGFGPASYSLALQGLVAKLRTQP, from the coding sequence ATGCATCTGCTGTTGCTGAACGGCCCCAACCTCAACCTGTTGGGACAGCGTGAGCCGGGGCTCTACGGCGCCGACACCCTCGATGCCATCGAGCAGCGGCTGGGCGCAGAAGCAGAGGCGCTGGGTGTCCAGCTCAGTTGCTTTCAGAGCAACCACGAGGGAGCCCTCGTCGATCGGATCCATCAGGCCCGCGGCCAGGTGGACGGGATCTTGATCAACGCCGGAGCGCTCACCCATACCTCGATAGCCCTGCGGGATGCCCTGCTGGGGGTAGCCATCCCCTATGTGGAGCTGCACCTGAGCAACGTGCATGCCCGCGAGGCCTTTCGGCATCAGTCCTATCTGGCCGACAAGGCGCTAGGGGTGATCAGCGGCTTTGGGCCGGCCAGCTATTCCCTGGCGCTCCAGGGCTTGGTGGCCAAGTTGCGGACGCAGCCATGA
- a CDS encoding tRNA-(ms[2]io[6]A)-hydroxylase — protein sequence MTVLLESRAARVKWLAAPSSQAWLEQAVARADLVLIDHAHCERKAAGVALQLMFRYPSDESLGAQLSALAREELEHFEQVLALLQRRGIPLKQLPAPAYGSSLMAQVRKAEPQRMLDTFLVAGLIEARSHERMALLAAHSPDAELQALYGELLASEARHFGLYWVLCEQRFGREVTVERLRELAQFEAQALSGSLERPELVRMHSVGIQQA from the coding sequence ATGACCGTGCTCTTGGAGAGCCGGGCGGCGCGGGTGAAGTGGCTGGCGGCCCCCAGCTCCCAGGCCTGGCTTGAGCAGGCCGTGGCCCGCGCTGATCTGGTGCTGATTGACCACGCCCACTGCGAACGCAAGGCGGCGGGGGTCGCCCTGCAGTTGATGTTCCGCTATCCCTCCGATGAGTCCTTGGGCGCGCAGCTCAGCGCCCTGGCCCGCGAAGAGCTGGAGCACTTTGAGCAGGTTCTGGCGCTGCTGCAGCGCCGGGGCATTCCCTTGAAGCAGCTGCCGGCTCCGGCCTACGGCTCCAGCCTGATGGCCCAGGTCCGCAAGGCGGAACCCCAGAGGATGCTGGACACCTTTTTGGTGGCGGGCTTGATCGAGGCCCGCAGCCATGAGCGCATGGCCCTCTTGGCGGCCCATAGCCCGGATGCGGAGTTGCAAGCCCTCTATGGCGAGCTCTTGGCCAGTGAGGCCCGCCACTTCGGGCTCTATTGGGTGCTGTGTGAGCAGCGCTTTGGCCGGGAGGTCACGGTGGAGCGCCTGCGGGAGCTCGCTCAGTTCGAGGCCCAGGCCCTCAGCGGCAGCTTGGAGCGTCCGGAGTTGGTTCGGATGCACTCGGTGGGCATCCAGCAGGCGTGA
- a CDS encoding LysR substrate-binding domain-containing protein gives MLSLEQLATLDLYLWLEREDEAARRLNLHQTSVSRQLRGALKTLNLKLDRSAPHKGLLGELELLQAERRVHQLARLRGLMPLRLDAAFSSGPWFAPGLPQAWISGNFDLPGKSRPLALLQDRVIDAWIGSYQPDMPEPDDPLFFSVDLLRFPVYLTAAPDHPLARERQISSGDLARFPSLALPSGWFPKTEAKLKAQGLWSDTVRIQRYDPASWEGRSADGVTMLYGTSFSDSLQPGNVRLDWDMRHSSGDTLVVRRDLIDQPAVAELIEGLQQRAVALSAVFEDVALAA, from the coding sequence GTGCTTTCCCTCGAACAGCTCGCCACGCTGGATCTTTATCTCTGGCTCGAGCGTGAGGACGAGGCTGCCCGGCGGCTGAATCTGCACCAAACCTCGGTGTCGCGCCAGCTGCGGGGGGCGCTGAAAACCCTGAACCTGAAGCTCGATCGCAGCGCTCCGCACAAGGGCCTGCTGGGTGAACTGGAGTTGCTGCAGGCCGAACGCCGGGTGCACCAACTCGCCCGCTTGCGGGGGCTGATGCCCCTGCGGCTGGATGCGGCCTTCAGTTCCGGACCCTGGTTCGCGCCGGGATTGCCCCAGGCCTGGATCAGCGGCAATTTCGATCTGCCAGGGAAGAGCCGCCCGCTGGCCTTGCTGCAGGACCGGGTGATTGATGCCTGGATTGGCAGTTATCAACCGGACATGCCAGAGCCCGATGACCCGCTGTTTTTCAGCGTGGACCTGCTGCGCTTTCCCGTGTATCTGACGGCGGCCCCAGATCACCCCTTGGCCCGCGAGCGGCAGATTTCCTCGGGTGATCTCGCGCGCTTCCCCAGCCTGGCTCTTCCTTCGGGTTGGTTCCCCAAGACCGAGGCCAAGCTCAAGGCCCAGGGGCTCTGGAGCGACACCGTTCGGATTCAGCGCTACGACCCCGCCAGCTGGGAGGGCCGCAGCGCCGATGGGGTGACAATGCTCTACGGCACCTCCTTCTCCGACAGCCTCCAGCCCGGCAACGTCCGTTTGGATTGGGACATGCGGCACAGCTCCGGGGACACCCTGGTGGTGCGCCGTGACCTGATCGATCAGCCCGCAGTGGCGGAGTTGATCGAAGGGCTGCAACAGCGTGCTGTGGCTCTTTCGGCGGTTTTTGAGGATGTCGCCTTGGCGGCTTAG
- a CDS encoding acireductone dioxygenase — MSDLQVFGEAEQQAKLTTNDPAVIAAELAERGIGFERWPAREALPAGAGPEDVLKAYAREIQAVQARGSYPTVDAIRMTPDHPERAALRQKFLAEHTHAEDEVRFFVEGRGLFCLHIGEEVLQVLCEADDWISVPAGTKHWFDMGAEPCFCAIRFFDNPEGWVAQFSGDPIADRFPRLN; from the coding sequence ATGAGCGACCTGCAGGTCTTCGGCGAGGCCGAGCAACAAGCCAAGCTGACGACGAACGATCCGGCGGTCATTGCCGCTGAACTCGCTGAGCGGGGTATCGGCTTCGAGCGCTGGCCGGCCCGTGAGGCGCTCCCGGCGGGTGCGGGTCCCGAGGACGTACTCAAGGCCTACGCCCGGGAGATCCAAGCGGTCCAAGCCCGGGGCAGCTACCCGACGGTCGATGCCATTCGGATGACCCCGGACCATCCCGAGCGCGCCGCCCTGCGCCAGAAGTTCCTCGCCGAACACACCCACGCCGAAGACGAGGTGCGTTTTTTTGTCGAAGGGCGAGGGCTCTTCTGCCTGCACATCGGCGAGGAGGTGCTGCAGGTGCTCTGCGAAGCCGATGACTGGATCAGCGTGCCAGCCGGCACCAAGCACTGGTTTGACATGGGGGCAGAGCCCTGCTTCTGCGCCATTCGCTTCTTTGACAACCCCGAGGGCTGGGTGGCGCAGTTCAGCGGCGACCCGATCGCCGATCGCTTCCCCCGTCTGAACTAA
- a CDS encoding precorrin-2 C(20)-methyltransferase: protein MSSSAILRVLADAATAAKPGVTLVGVGPGDPQLLTVAAIQAIASAAVVAYPVARPDAEGMAAQIAAPWISAAQRRLPLLFPMVAEAEPRQRAWREAADALALAVEQDQAVVLLCEGDASLYASCSYALLSLADRHPGVPVAVIPGITAAAAAAAAASAQGFPWPLALQQEGLMIRPTPEDPEALEALLDWARHQEVVLALLKLGRRWRWVQPLLERRGLLGGSLFAQRVGWPDQLLAPADSIPADEQPYFSLLLIRQGWPKVLP from the coding sequence ATGTCCTCCAGCGCGATCCTGCGCGTCTTGGCAGACGCTGCCACGGCGGCCAAGCCTGGGGTCACCCTGGTGGGGGTGGGTCCGGGTGATCCCCAGTTACTAACAGTGGCGGCGATTCAGGCCATCGCCTCGGCGGCCGTGGTGGCCTATCCCGTGGCAAGACCCGACGCCGAGGGCATGGCGGCCCAGATCGCGGCGCCCTGGATCTCGGCTGCGCAACGGCGGCTGCCATTGCTGTTCCCGATGGTGGCGGAGGCGGAGCCGCGCCAACGGGCCTGGCGGGAGGCGGCCGATGCCCTGGCGCTGGCCGTAGAGCAGGACCAGGCGGTGGTGTTGCTGTGCGAGGGGGATGCCTCGCTCTATGCCAGCTGTTCTTATGCCCTGCTGTCCTTGGCCGATCGCCATCCAGGGGTGCCTGTGGCTGTGATTCCTGGGATTACCGCAGCAGCGGCGGCGGCGGCGGCGGCTTCGGCCCAAGGCTTCCCTTGGCCCCTGGCCCTGCAGCAGGAGGGTCTGATGATTCGCCCCACGCCTGAGGATCCAGAGGCCCTGGAGGCTCTGTTGGATTGGGCGCGCCATCAAGAGGTGGTGTTGGCCCTGCTCAAATTGGGCCGCCGCTGGCGCTGGGTGCAACCGCTCCTGGAGCGTCGCGGTCTGCTCGGCGGCAGTCTGTTTGCCCAGCGGGTGGGCTGGCCTGATCAGCTCTTAGCCCCGGCCGATTCGATCCCGGCGGACGAGCAGCCCTACTTTTCACTGTTGCTGATCCGTCAGGGTTGGCCCAAGGTTCTGCCCTAG
- a CDS encoding DUF4079 domain-containing protein, whose product MSAIDWFALLHPVLVILFVYPLMGATVRLGLLVREKRLGITKQPEPVPQEHADHGLWLTVGVVVAVLIAIVYSFSKAYLEAGADFSGGAGRYGLLLLVSAGTLVALAALLRVHRAIWRASFALLCWAGVLGLGSQAEIWRLSDNPFGAGFWSSHYWAGVLLSGLMLFTLSARPEIKRNPRLRQLHISANVLILLLFAVQGVSGTRDLLQIGAY is encoded by the coding sequence ATGAGCGCCATTGACTGGTTTGCCCTGCTCCACCCGGTGCTGGTGATCCTGTTCGTCTATCCCCTGATGGGCGCGACGGTTCGTCTGGGCCTGCTGGTGCGCGAGAAGCGCCTGGGCATCACCAAGCAGCCCGAACCGGTGCCGCAGGAGCACGCCGACCACGGCCTTTGGCTGACGGTTGGGGTGGTCGTGGCGGTGCTGATTGCCATCGTCTATTCGTTCAGCAAGGCCTATCTGGAGGCCGGTGCGGACTTCAGCGGCGGCGCCGGCCGCTACGGGCTCCTGCTGCTGGTGTCGGCCGGGACCCTGGTGGCCCTGGCGGCTCTGCTGCGGGTGCACCGGGCGATCTGGCGGGCGAGTTTTGCGCTGCTCTGCTGGGCCGGAGTCCTGGGCCTGGGCAGTCAGGCCGAGATCTGGCGTCTCTCCGACAATCCATTCGGGGCGGGGTTCTGGAGCTCCCACTACTGGGCGGGCGTTCTGCTGAGCGGTCTGATGCTGTTCACGCTCTCGGCGCGGCCGGAGATCAAGCGCAACCCTCGGCTGCGGCAGCTGCACATCAGCGCCAACGTGCTGATCCTCCTGTTGTTTGCTGTGCAGGGGGTCAGCGGCACCCGGGACCTGCTGCAGATCGGTGCTTACTAG
- the dusB gene encoding tRNA dihydrouridine synthase DusB translates to MITPATTSEAIQLSGQGTPRLLRCRALQSPLAGVSDRIFRGLVRRWAPDALLFTEMVNATSLELGHGLQKVEELALEQGPIGVQLFDHRPQSMADAARRAEAAGAFLIDINMGCPVKKIAKKGGGSGLIREPDLASRIVETVSAAVSIPVTVKTRLGWCGSDLDPVAWCRQLESAGAQLLTLHGRTREQGFKGSADWQAIAAVKHALAIPVIANGDINSAADALRCLEQTGADGVMVGRGSMGAPWLVGQIDAALSGRPIPEAPSALERVLLAKEQLQALVAAKGDHGLLIARKHMGWTCNGFTGAPQLRHALMRAPTPADAIALLDQTAAALVS, encoded by the coding sequence ATGATCACGCCCGCCACTACCTCCGAAGCGATTCAGCTGTCCGGCCAGGGCACACCGCGCCTGCTGCGCTGCCGCGCCCTGCAGTCGCCCTTGGCGGGTGTGAGCGATCGCATCTTCCGCGGGCTGGTGCGGCGCTGGGCGCCCGATGCCCTGCTGTTCACCGAGATGGTCAACGCCACGAGCCTGGAGCTGGGCCATGGCCTGCAAAAGGTCGAGGAGCTGGCCCTCGAGCAGGGGCCCATCGGCGTTCAGCTGTTTGATCACCGGCCCCAGTCGATGGCCGATGCAGCCCGCAGGGCGGAGGCCGCCGGGGCCTTCCTGATCGACATCAACATGGGCTGCCCGGTCAAAAAGATCGCCAAAAAAGGGGGCGGCAGCGGCCTGATCCGCGAACCCGATCTGGCCAGCCGCATCGTGGAGACGGTCTCTGCGGCCGTCTCGATCCCAGTCACCGTGAAGACCCGGCTGGGCTGGTGCGGCAGTGACCTCGACCCGGTGGCCTGGTGCCGTCAACTGGAGAGCGCCGGGGCCCAGCTGCTCACCCTCCATGGCCGCACCCGGGAACAGGGCTTCAAAGGAAGCGCCGATTGGCAAGCCATCGCCGCTGTCAAACACGCCCTGGCGATCCCTGTGATTGCCAACGGCGACATCAACTCCGCCGCCGATGCCCTGCGCTGCCTGGAGCAAACCGGCGCCGATGGGGTGATGGTGGGGCGGGGAAGCATGGGGGCCCCCTGGCTCGTCGGCCAAATCGATGCGGCCCTCAGCGGCCGGCCGATCCCAGAGGCCCCCTCAGCGCTTGAGCGGGTGCTGCTCGCCAAGGAACAACTCCAGGCCCTCGTGGCCGCCAAGGGCGACCACGGGCTGCTGATCGCCCGCAAACACATGGGCTGGACCTGCAATGGCTTCACGGGCGCCCCGCAACTGCGGCACGCCCTGATGCGGGCACCCACGCCCGCCGACGCCATCGCACTCCTGGATCAAACCGCCGCGGCCCTCGTCAGCTAG
- a CDS encoding DUF1823 family protein, whose protein sequence is MPIPYPLSRALLEAVLEDRTNDRFVCELIWPRLGYEQNGEGVWSAGPATEASWLESFPIEPQFIAERPASVALTRSVPKPYKQLLKEQLGFGGYRIGGLYPRRTRRATAVNWLLAHLAERGEPLPASGPMPPLLEQPADPVQGHPGDLPIG, encoded by the coding sequence ATGCCCATTCCCTACCCCCTTAGCAGGGCGCTGCTGGAAGCGGTGTTGGAGGACCGCACCAACGATCGTTTTGTGTGTGAATTGATCTGGCCGCGCCTGGGATACGAGCAGAACGGCGAGGGGGTTTGGAGCGCCGGCCCGGCGACGGAGGCCAGTTGGCTGGAGTCCTTTCCAATCGAGCCCCAGTTCATTGCCGAGCGTCCAGCCAGCGTGGCCCTGACCCGGTCGGTTCCCAAGCCCTACAAGCAGCTGCTCAAGGAGCAGCTGGGCTTTGGCGGCTACCGGATTGGCGGCCTCTATCCACGCCGCACCCGCCGGGCCACCGCCGTGAACTGGCTGCTGGCCCACCTGGCGGAGCGGGGCGAACCCCTGCCCGCTAGTGGTCCGATGCCTCCTTTGTTGGAGCAACCCGCTGATCCGGTCCAGGGGCATCCAGGCGACCTGCCGATTGGCTAA
- a CDS encoding L,D-transpeptidase translates to MVELIASIVVDLSDQKLYVYNQQQELVRTVLVSTGKGSTPTPMGVGQVYDKYQSVTMRGRGYVAPNVPWAMCITQNGMICMHGAPWQEQANEAFGVPRSHGCIRIPSPHARWLFENTPKGTPVSIQA, encoded by the coding sequence ATGGTGGAACTGATTGCCTCGATCGTGGTCGATCTCTCCGACCAGAAGCTCTACGTCTACAACCAACAACAAGAGCTCGTTCGCACGGTGCTGGTGAGCACTGGCAAAGGCTCCACTCCCACACCGATGGGTGTTGGCCAGGTCTACGACAAGTACCAGAGCGTGACCATGCGCGGCCGGGGCTATGTCGCGCCCAACGTGCCCTGGGCGATGTGCATCACCCAGAACGGAATGATCTGCATGCACGGAGCCCCCTGGCAGGAGCAGGCCAATGAGGCCTTTGGCGTGCCCCGCAGCCACGGCTGCATTCGGATCCCCAGCCCCCATGCCCGCTGGCTGTTTGAGAACACACCCAAGGGAACACCCGTCAGCATCCAGGCCTGA
- the der gene encoding ribosome biogenesis GTPase Der, whose product MALPVVAIIGRPNVGKSTLVNRLCRSREAIVHDEPGVTRDRTYQQGYWRDRHFKVVDTGGLVFDDDSEFLPEIREQANLALSEASVAVVIADGQQGLTAADESIAEWLRGHNVPVLLAVNKCESPEAGLAMAAEFWSLGLGEPFPISAIHGAGTGDLLDRMVDHLPAAEELEGEEPIQMAIVGRPNVGKSSLLNAVCGEKRAIVSPIRGTTRDTIDTSIEREGKPWKLLDTAGIRRRRSVNYGPEYFGINRSFKAIERSDVCVLVIDALDGVTEQDQRLAGRIEEEGRACVVVVNKWDAIEKDSHTMPAMEKELRAKLYFLDWAPMLFTSALTGQRVESIFAIAAVAVEQHRRRVSTSVVNEVLREAVSWRSPPTSRGGRQGRIYYGTQVAVRPPSFTLFVNDPKLFGDTYRRYVERQIREGLGFEGSPLKLFWRGKQQRDAERDLARQQARGR is encoded by the coding sequence TTGGCGTTGCCCGTCGTTGCCATTATTGGCCGCCCCAACGTGGGCAAATCCACCCTTGTGAACCGCCTCTGCCGTAGTCGCGAGGCCATCGTTCACGACGAACCCGGTGTGACCCGCGATCGCACCTATCAGCAGGGCTATTGGCGGGATCGCCATTTCAAGGTGGTCGACACCGGTGGTCTGGTCTTCGACGACGACAGCGAATTCCTGCCGGAAATTCGTGAGCAAGCGAACCTCGCCCTCTCCGAGGCCTCAGTTGCGGTGGTGATCGCCGATGGCCAGCAGGGGCTGACGGCTGCAGATGAGTCCATCGCTGAGTGGCTGCGGGGGCACAACGTTCCGGTGCTTCTGGCGGTCAACAAATGCGAGTCCCCTGAGGCGGGCCTCGCCATGGCCGCCGAGTTCTGGAGCCTGGGACTCGGTGAGCCCTTCCCGATCTCCGCCATTCACGGCGCTGGGACCGGCGATCTGCTCGATCGGATGGTGGACCACCTGCCTGCCGCCGAGGAGTTGGAGGGGGAGGAGCCCATCCAGATGGCCATCGTGGGCCGTCCCAATGTCGGCAAGTCCAGCCTGCTGAACGCGGTCTGCGGCGAGAAGCGGGCCATTGTCAGTCCGATTCGCGGCACCACCCGCGACACGATCGACACCTCGATCGAGCGGGAAGGGAAGCCCTGGAAATTGCTGGATACCGCCGGTATTCGCCGCCGCCGTTCGGTGAATTACGGGCCGGAGTATTTCGGCATCAACCGCAGCTTCAAGGCGATCGAGCGCTCCGATGTCTGTGTGCTGGTGATCGATGCCCTCGATGGCGTCACCGAGCAGGATCAACGCCTCGCGGGCCGCATTGAAGAAGAGGGGCGCGCCTGTGTGGTGGTGGTCAACAAGTGGGACGCCATCGAAAAAGACAGCCACACCATGCCGGCCATGGAAAAAGAGCTGCGGGCCAAGCTCTATTTCCTGGACTGGGCTCCGATGCTCTTCACCTCGGCGCTGACCGGTCAGCGGGTGGAAAGCATCTTTGCGATCGCCGCCGTTGCTGTGGAGCAGCATCGCCGCCGCGTCAGCACCTCGGTCGTCAATGAGGTGCTCAGAGAAGCGGTCAGTTGGCGCTCTCCGCCCACCAGCCGCGGCGGACGTCAGGGCCGGATTTACTACGGCACCCAGGTGGCCGTTCGCCCCCCAAGCTTCACCCTGTTCGTCAACGACCCGAAGTTGTTTGGGGACACCTACCGTCGCTACGTCGAACGGCAAATCCGTGAGGGTCTGGGCTTTGAGGGGTCGCCGCTCAAGTTGTTCTGGCGCGGTAAGCAGCAGCGCGATGCGGAGCGGGATCTGGCGCGGCAGCAGGCCAGGGGACGCTGA
- a CDS encoding CbiQ family ECF transporter T component, protein MDWLRQIPIGQYVDGTSSWLRLLDARLKLAWTVAFLLTPILAGPWWRLALVGLLLLFTACSGLPWRLWRRTLPLLLVLSVLVGALATTLPTGSLAPASLNRPPQELELGSDQQGLRWELLRLGPVQLGPLPLGPLVVTRRSAELGINSATLLFTVIHSANLLLLTTPPEELVWGLSWCIAPLGRLGVPVERLGFTLLLALRFLPLVQEEFQNLLRSLATRSVNLRRLGFQASVGLVLALGERLLANVLLRAEQGAEALLARGGQWMAPSQLLRSRLRAPVLQAFGWMGLLAVLVLRWRFGAL, encoded by the coding sequence ATGGATTGGTTGCGGCAGATCCCCATCGGCCAGTACGTCGATGGAACCAGCAGCTGGCTGCGGCTTCTCGATGCCCGCCTGAAGCTGGCCTGGACGGTGGCGTTTCTTCTGACCCCGATCCTGGCTGGACCCTGGTGGCGGCTGGCCCTGGTGGGTCTGTTGCTGCTGTTCACCGCCTGCAGTGGGCTGCCCTGGCGCCTCTGGCGCCGCACCCTTCCCTTGCTTCTCGTCCTCTCGGTGTTGGTGGGAGCCCTGGCGACGACCCTGCCGACGGGATCCCTGGCGCCTGCCTCCTTGAATCGTCCTCCCCAGGAATTGGAGTTGGGCTCCGATCAGCAGGGCCTGCGTTGGGAGTTGCTGCGGCTGGGTCCGGTGCAACTGGGCCCCCTGCCGCTGGGTCCGTTGGTGGTGACCCGCCGCTCGGCGGAGTTGGGGATCAACAGCGCCACGCTCCTGTTCACGGTGATTCACAGCGCCAACCTGCTGCTGCTGACCACCCCGCCGGAGGAGTTGGTCTGGGGCTTGAGTTGGTGCATCGCTCCCCTGGGTCGCCTGGGGGTTCCGGTGGAGCGTCTGGGCTTCACCTTGCTGCTGGCTCTGCGTTTTCTGCCGCTGGTTCAAGAGGAGTTCCAGAACCTCCTGCGCTCCCTCGCCACCCGTTCGGTCAACCTGCGGCGCTTGGGCTTTCAGGCGTCAGTCGGCCTGGTCCTGGCCTTGGGGGAGCGGTTGCTGGCCAACGTTTTGTTGAGGGCGGAGCAGGGGGCGGAGGCCCTGTTGGCCCGGGGCGGTCAGTGGATGGCCCCCTCACAGCTCCTGCGCTCCAGGCTTCGTGCCCCCGTGCTTCAGGCCTTCGGCTGGATGGGCTTGCTTGCCGTTCTGGTGCTGCGCTGGCGCTTCGGTGCGCTTTGA
- a CDS encoding PipX family protein, giving the protein MSNERYLNHPTFGLLYRVAETGDGREVYATLYAQRMFFLVMVQGRSVEFEVIPLMDARHLAEQNLNRARREGPEVHASWRQLFDKTFI; this is encoded by the coding sequence GTGAGCAACGAGCGCTATCTCAATCACCCCACCTTTGGCTTGCTCTATCGCGTCGCAGAGACGGGCGATGGCCGCGAGGTCTACGCGACCCTCTACGCCCAGAGGATGTTTTTTCTGGTCATGGTGCAGGGCCGCAGCGTCGAATTTGAGGTCATCCCCTTGATGGATGCCCGCCATCTAGCCGAGCAAAATCTCAATCGCGCCCGCCGAGAAGGTCCCGAGGTGCATGCCAGCTGGCGACAATTGTTCGACAAGACCTTCATCTAA
- a CDS encoding YggS family pyridoxal phosphate-dependent enzyme produces the protein MPSHTRLLAVSKGHPASSIRALAQAGQRSFGESRLQEATVKQQELADCVDLDWHFIGRLQANKVRPVLKHFSVIHSVDSLTLAERISRIAGEEGLLPSIFLQVKLRPDPNKGGLSVEELEREWPRLQQLPHLRIVGLMTMAPLEVEGAERKALFAECSALAKRLGLAELSMGMSGDWPEAAAAGSTWVRVGSALFGPKL, from the coding sequence TTGCCCTCCCACACCCGCTTGCTTGCGGTGAGCAAGGGTCACCCCGCCAGCAGCATTCGCGCGTTGGCGCAAGCCGGGCAACGCAGCTTTGGTGAAAGCCGCCTGCAGGAGGCCACGGTGAAGCAGCAGGAACTGGCCGATTGCGTTGACCTGGATTGGCACTTCATCGGCCGTCTGCAGGCCAACAAGGTGCGGCCGGTCCTGAAGCACTTCAGCGTGATTCACTCCGTGGACTCCTTGACCCTGGCCGAGCGGATCTCGCGGATTGCAGGAGAGGAAGGGCTGCTGCCCTCCATCTTTCTTCAGGTGAAGCTGCGCCCCGATCCCAACAAAGGGGGCCTCTCCGTTGAGGAATTGGAGCGGGAATGGCCGCGGCTCCAGCAGCTGCCGCACCTGCGGATTGTCGGTCTGATGACCATGGCTCCCCTGGAGGTGGAGGGGGCAGAGCGGAAGGCGTTATTTGCGGAGTGTTCGGCTCTGGCCAAGCGCCTGGGTCTGGCCGAATTGTCGATGGGAATGAGCGGTGATTGGCCCGAGGCGGCCGCCGCTGGGAGCACCTGGGTCCGGGTGGGTTCAGCCCTCTTTGGACCGAAGCTTTGA
- a CDS encoding cell division protein SepF → MSLFSRLRAVVSGDDYLDGYEDDDLDYDQGDMPETSGSTPSGALALTSDFDSVDPFAGSNVIGMPGISTSAAEVTLMEPRSFDEMPRAIQALRERKTVILNLTMMEPDQAQRAVDFVAGGTFAIDGHQERVGESIFLFAPSCVTVTSAGSEEASAPTVAHRESVDEPQQDIAPTPAWGREYGANVG, encoded by the coding sequence GTGTCGTTGTTCTCCCGCCTGCGTGCAGTTGTTTCCGGAGACGATTACCTCGACGGTTATGAGGACGACGATCTCGATTACGACCAGGGCGACATGCCTGAAACCAGTGGTTCGACCCCCTCTGGTGCACTCGCTCTGACCAGCGATTTCGATTCCGTTGATCCCTTCGCTGGGAGCAATGTGATTGGCATGCCCGGCATCTCCACCTCGGCGGCTGAGGTCACCTTGATGGAGCCCCGCAGCTTCGACGAGATGCCTCGCGCGATCCAGGCCCTGCGTGAGCGCAAGACCGTGATCCTCAACCTCACGATGATGGAGCCCGATCAGGCTCAGCGCGCCGTTGACTTCGTCGCCGGCGGCACCTTCGCCATCGACGGCCACCAGGAGCGCGTCGGCGAGAGCATCTTCCTGTTCGCCCCGAGCTGCGTCACCGTCACCAGCGCCGGCAGTGAAGAGGCCTCTGCCCCCACCGTGGCTCACCGCGAGAGCGTTGATGAGCCCCAGCAGGACATCGCCCCCACCCCCGCCTGGGGTCGTGAGTACGGCGCGAACGTCGGTTGA
- the proC gene encoding pyrroline-5-carboxylate reductase, whose protein sequence is MSLTSPSTFGVIGLGRMAQALLFPWLESDLVQRASVRAVVASQASAQRLQTEHAGLSVSVDGREAWAAPVVMLAVKPQQLEAVAAAAPAPAPGVSPLLISVLAGVKLERLQRLFPGWRVVRSVPNTPCLVRAGLTALAWGEGLEAEQKDWLLELFAQVGEVLELPETQLDAFLALTSSGPAFVALVAEAMADGAVASGLPRAQALHLAHRTLAGTAALLHEQQLHPAQLKDMVTSPGGTTIAGVRALESSGLRSALIEAVVAAAERSRALG, encoded by the coding sequence TTGAGCCTCACCTCCCCCTCGACCTTCGGGGTGATTGGCCTGGGCCGCATGGCCCAGGCTTTGCTATTTCCGTGGCTGGAGAGCGACCTGGTGCAGCGTGCTTCGGTGCGCGCCGTCGTCGCCTCCCAGGCCTCGGCCCAGCGTCTACAGACTGAGCACGCGGGCCTTTCGGTGAGCGTCGATGGCCGTGAAGCCTGGGCGGCTCCGGTTGTGATGCTGGCGGTGAAGCCTCAGCAGCTCGAGGCCGTGGCAGCCGCGGCTCCAGCCCCCGCTCCCGGTGTATCGCCGCTGCTGATTTCCGTGTTGGCGGGGGTGAAGCTCGAGCGTTTGCAGCGCCTGTTCCCCGGCTGGCGTGTGGTGCGCTCCGTTCCCAACACCCCCTGCCTGGTGCGCGCTGGCCTGACGGCCTTGGCCTGGGGCGAGGGTCTTGAGGCCGAGCAGAAGGATTGGCTGCTGGAGTTGTTTGCCCAGGTGGGTGAGGTGCTGGAGCTGCCTGAAACGCAGCTCGACGCTTTCCTCGCGCTGACCTCATCGGGCCCCGCGTTTGTGGCCTTGGTGGCTGAAGCCATGGCGGATGGGGCGGTGGCCTCCGGCCTGCCGCGGGCGCAAGCTCTGCACCTGGCCCATCGCACCTTGGCGGGGACCGCCGCGCTGTTGCATGAGCAGCAGTTGCATCCCGCCCAGCTCAAGGACATGGTGACCAGCCCGGGCGGCACCACCATTGCCGGCGTCCGCGCCCTCGAGAGCTCAGGTCTGAGGTCCGCCTTGATTGAGGCTGTCGTGGCGGCCGCCGAGCGCAGTCGCGCGCTCGGTTAG